From the Streptomyces sp. Tu 2975 genome, one window contains:
- a CDS encoding chorismate-binding protein gives MHDLAPLARFGPLVATDLRDVTSDPAALDSTGFWAVAADFEGGLTCARFGDVRSEPVPEPVPGRWRGPAAEEWTSSLDRAAYTAGVRRIREHIAAGEVYQANLCRVLSAPLPDPAAADVDELTALLARGNPAPYAGTIRLPAHGVAIATASPELYLSRDGGTVESGPIKGTGRTADDLLEKDHAENVMIVDLVRNDLGRVCTTGSVTVPALCAVEPHPGLVHLVSTVRGELAPGAGWGELLAATFPPGSVTGAPKSSALKIIDALETAPRGPYCGGVGWVDADRRTAQLAVGIRTFWIDREANVLRFGTGAGITWGSDPEREWAETELKASRLLAVASGAYAAIGRTAR, from the coding sequence GTGCACGACCTCGCTCCGCTGGCCCGCTTCGGCCCCCTCGTCGCCACCGACCTCCGGGACGTCACAAGCGACCCCGCGGCCCTCGACTCCACCGGCTTCTGGGCCGTCGCCGCCGACTTCGAGGGCGGTCTGACCTGTGCCCGCTTCGGCGATGTCCGCAGTGAGCCGGTTCCCGAACCCGTCCCGGGCCGCTGGCGGGGGCCGGCCGCGGAGGAGTGGACGTCGTCCCTGGACCGGGCCGCCTACACCGCCGGTGTGCGGCGCATCCGCGAGCACATCGCGGCCGGCGAGGTCTATCAGGCCAATTTGTGCCGGGTCCTGTCGGCGCCGCTGCCCGACCCGGCCGCGGCCGATGTCGACGAGCTGACCGCGCTGCTGGCGCGGGGCAACCCGGCGCCGTACGCAGGAACGATCCGCCTGCCCGCGCACGGCGTGGCGATCGCGACCGCGTCCCCCGAGCTGTATCTGAGCCGCGACGGAGGCACCGTCGAGTCCGGCCCCATCAAGGGCACGGGCAGGACGGCGGACGATCTCCTCGAGAAGGACCACGCGGAGAACGTGATGATCGTGGACCTGGTCCGCAACGATCTGGGCCGGGTCTGCACCACCGGCAGCGTCACCGTGCCCGCGCTCTGCGCGGTCGAGCCGCACCCCGGCCTCGTGCACCTGGTCTCCACCGTCCGCGGAGAGCTCGCCCCCGGAGCGGGCTGGGGCGAGCTGCTCGCGGCGACCTTCCCGCCGGGCTCGGTCACAGGCGCCCCCAAGTCCAGCGCGCTGAAGATCATCGACGCGCTGGAGACCGCCCCGCGCGGCCCGTACTGCGGCGGTGTCGGCTGGGTCGACGCCGACCGGCGCACCGCGCAGCTCGCCGTCGGCATACGGACCTTCTGGATCGACCGCGAGGCGAACGTCCTGCGGTTCGGCACAGGCGCCGGTATCACCTGGGGCTCCGACCCGGAACGGGAATGGGCGGAGACGGAACTGAAGGCATCGCGACTGCTGGCGGTAGCGTCGGGCGCGTACGCGGCAATCGGAAGGACAGCTCGATGA
- a CDS encoding aminodeoxychorismate lyase, translating into MKVWVNGALSEIEDARVSVLDHGMTVGDGVFETVKAVHGQPFALTRHLERLARSADGLGLPEPDLDEVRHACAAVLTANPMALGRLRITYTGGLSPLGSDRGTDGPTLVVALGSTTRRPDTTSVITVPWTRNERGALTGLKTTSYAENVIALARAHQQGASEALFANTVGRLCEGTGSNVFVVLDGELHTPPVSSGCLAGITRALTVEWTGAKETDLPMDVLDSAEEIFLTSTLRDVQSVARVDGRDVSAAPGPVTTKAMRVFEERAAADPDPRSL; encoded by the coding sequence ATGAAGGTTTGGGTCAACGGCGCGCTCTCGGAGATCGAGGACGCCCGGGTGTCCGTGCTCGACCACGGAATGACCGTCGGCGACGGTGTCTTCGAGACCGTCAAGGCGGTCCACGGTCAGCCCTTCGCGCTCACCCGCCACCTGGAACGGCTGGCCCGCTCCGCCGACGGCCTGGGGCTGCCGGAACCCGATCTCGACGAGGTCCGGCACGCCTGCGCCGCCGTACTCACCGCGAACCCGATGGCGCTCGGCCGGCTGCGCATCACCTACACCGGCGGACTGTCGCCGCTCGGCTCCGACCGGGGGACCGACGGTCCGACGCTGGTCGTCGCGCTCGGCTCGACCACCCGTCGCCCCGACACCACATCGGTGATCACCGTCCCCTGGACCCGCAACGAACGCGGCGCGCTGACCGGGCTGAAGACCACCTCGTACGCCGAGAACGTCATCGCGCTCGCCAGGGCTCACCAGCAGGGCGCCTCCGAGGCCCTGTTCGCGAACACCGTCGGACGGCTCTGCGAAGGCACCGGCTCGAACGTCTTCGTCGTCCTCGACGGTGAGCTGCACACCCCGCCCGTCTCCTCCGGCTGCCTGGCGGGCATCACCCGCGCCCTGACCGTCGAGTGGACGGGTGCCAAGGAGACTGACCTGCCCATGGACGTCCTCGACAGCGCGGAGGAGATCTTCCTGACCTCCACGCTCCGCGACGTCCAGTCGGTCGCACGCGTCGACGGCCGCGACGTCAGCGCCGCCCCGGGGCCCGTGACGACGAAGGCGATGCGCGTCTTCGAGGAGCGCGCGGCGGCCGACCCCGACCCGAGGTCCCTGTAA
- a CDS encoding GNAT family N-acetyltransferase, with the protein MTTTLRPTGPIQYDADGGASRGYDVCVNGRPVGTVELATDTGGGRPVGSMRSLHIDEADRRRGRGTVAALAAEEVLRGWDCTEVRVAVPADAGPALRLVTALGYTERGRNMIKETSQPLPALPEGVESRPMDEDEFGRWLSHAVRHFAQDWVARGVPEDEALARSEAVHARLLPEGRATPGVHVHNLLAEGTAVGHVWVSECEVRPGEDGAYVFDVEVAEAFRGRGHGRALMLLAERIAGEAGRPLIALHVFEGNRPALALYESLGYRTTHRNFVKRLL; encoded by the coding sequence ATGACCACAACCCTGCGGCCCACGGGGCCGATCCAGTACGACGCCGACGGCGGTGCCTCCCGCGGCTACGACGTCTGCGTCAACGGCCGGCCCGTCGGGACGGTCGAGCTCGCCACGGACACCGGCGGCGGCCGTCCGGTCGGCTCCATGAGGTCGCTGCACATCGACGAGGCCGACCGCAGACGGGGCCGCGGCACCGTCGCGGCCCTCGCCGCGGAGGAAGTGCTGCGCGGCTGGGACTGCACCGAGGTCCGTGTGGCCGTCCCGGCCGACGCCGGCCCGGCCCTGCGCCTGGTCACGGCGCTCGGCTACACCGAACGCGGCCGCAACATGATCAAGGAGACGTCCCAGCCGCTGCCGGCGCTTCCCGAAGGCGTCGAGAGCCGCCCGATGGACGAGGACGAGTTCGGCCGCTGGCTGTCGCACGCCGTACGCCACTTCGCCCAGGACTGGGTCGCGCGCGGGGTGCCGGAGGACGAAGCACTCGCCCGCTCCGAGGCCGTCCACGCCCGCCTGCTCCCCGAGGGCCGCGCGACCCCCGGCGTCCACGTCCACAACCTGCTCGCCGAGGGCACCGCCGTGGGGCACGTCTGGGTCTCGGAGTGCGAGGTGCGCCCCGGCGAGGACGGTGCGTACGTCTTCGACGTCGAGGTGGCGGAGGCCTTCCGGGGCAGGGGCCACGGAAGGGCCCTGATGCTGCTCGCGGAGCGGATCGCGGGCGAGGCCGGCCGGCCGCTGATCGCCCTGCACGTCTTCGAGGGCAATCGTCCCGCGCTCGCGCTCTACGAGTCCCTCGGCTACCGCACCACCCACCGCAACTTCGTCAAGCGGCTCCTGTGA